Proteins from a single region of Leuconostoc gasicomitatum LMG 18811:
- a CDS encoding bifunctional 5,10-methylenetetrahydrofolate dehydrogenase/5,10-methenyltetrahydrofolate cyclohydrolase, with translation MTEILDGAAVAKITNEKTAERVSRLNKPVTLAVIYDPKNDGSRLYVGMKSKKAAALGITTLDIPTDENATTASVIKLVEELNADEHVTGILVQSPLAKGVKEREIFSAVAPHKDADGLGATVQGMLFGDALEDYTVAATPQGVMTLLHHYNIEMFRKSAVVIGRSQLFGRPMFALLTNADATVTLAHRYTPEAMLKAQLKMADIVVVGVGIPHFISGADLKSGAVVVDVGMNYVNGKAVGDVDFESAQGVASYITPVPGGVGPMTIATLLENTVSLAEKY, from the coding sequence ATGACTGAAATACTCGATGGTGCAGCAGTAGCCAAAATTACAAACGAAAAAACTGCTGAACGTGTTTCGCGGTTGAATAAACCGGTGACTCTTGCTGTCATTTACGATCCCAAAAATGATGGTAGTCGTTTATATGTTGGTATGAAATCCAAAAAAGCAGCGGCATTAGGTATCACAACACTAGATATTCCAACTGATGAAAATGCGACAACGGCAAGTGTGATTAAACTAGTTGAAGAGCTTAATGCAGATGAGCATGTTACCGGTATTTTGGTTCAAAGTCCACTGGCTAAAGGTGTGAAAGAACGTGAAATTTTTTCTGCCGTGGCGCCACATAAAGACGCTGATGGACTAGGCGCTACCGTGCAGGGTATGTTGTTTGGTGATGCACTAGAAGATTATACCGTTGCTGCAACACCACAAGGTGTGATGACACTGTTACATCATTATAATATTGAAATGTTTCGTAAAAGTGCTGTTGTTATCGGACGCTCTCAGTTATTTGGTCGACCAATGTTTGCGTTATTAACAAATGCAGATGCAACAGTCACATTAGCGCATCGTTATACGCCTGAAGCCATGTTAAAGGCGCAATTGAAGATGGCAGATATTGTTGTCGTTGGTGTCGGTATACCACACTTTATTTCGGGAGCAGATTTAAAATCTGGTGCTGTTGTCGTTGATGTCGGTATGAATTATGTTAACGGAAAAGCAGTTGGGGATGTTGACTTTGAATCAGCACAAGGCGTTGCAAGTTACATCACGCCAGTACCCGGTGGTGTTGGGCCAATGACAATTGCAACGTTATTAGAAAACACTGTTTCATTAGCAGAAAAATATTAA
- a CDS encoding biotin transporter BioY, whose amino-acid sequence MKTQKLTFTVVMIALLVVMAYVPTIPLGIVPITIQNIGIMLAGALLGWRNGFLAIIVWLFLAAIGLPVLTGGAGGLPAFFSATAGYLWAYPFAALLIGLTITYLDHLNYTNFFTMFLTILIFGVVLIDISGAFGLHIVTHMPLTKALTFQLAFIPGDIIKAVIATIITLTLRRRFRILYHV is encoded by the coding sequence ATGAAAACACAAAAACTAACGTTTACCGTGGTAATGATTGCCCTGCTTGTTGTCATGGCCTATGTACCTACAATACCACTTGGAATTGTACCAATTACGATTCAAAATATTGGCATCATGTTAGCTGGTGCTCTATTAGGGTGGCGCAATGGCTTTCTAGCTATCATTGTATGGTTGTTTTTAGCTGCAATAGGTTTGCCTGTTTTGACTGGTGGTGCTGGTGGTTTACCAGCATTTTTCAGTGCAACAGCAGGCTATCTTTGGGCATATCCATTCGCTGCCTTACTTATTGGATTGACGATAACTTATCTTGATCATTTAAATTATACAAATTTTTTCACAATGTTTTTAACTATTTTAATATTTGGTGTTGTTTTAATTGATATTTCTGGTGCTTTTGGTTTGCACATTGTGACACATATGCCATTAACTAAGGCACTCACTTTCCAATTGGCATTCATTCCTGGTGACATTATCAAAGCTGTTATAGCAACCATAATAACACTCACATTGCGTCGCCGTTTTCGTATTTTATATCATGTCTGA
- a CDS encoding TrkA C-terminal domain-containing protein produces the protein MQTIREPRYRKIAYQIAQKIADNEYAVGSKLHARSTLSVAFGVSSETARKAVSILADLQIVKLIHGSGVEVLSREKAKAFLNQAQTTSDIQTIHKQINDLITNQKQEIKSMENALTLLLEQSQRVQRHSPLSPYELALSDDSPKFGQSIGTLTLWQSTGTTIVALLHDDELVVSPGPYAVIERGDTLYFVGNETAVQAVQNFFYH, from the coding sequence ATGCAAACAATCAGAGAACCAAGATACCGCAAAATAGCGTATCAAATCGCGCAAAAAATAGCCGACAACGAATATGCTGTTGGTAGCAAACTACATGCTAGATCAACGTTATCCGTCGCCTTTGGTGTATCATCTGAAACAGCACGTAAAGCTGTCAGTATTCTAGCAGACCTTCAGATTGTTAAACTGATACATGGCAGTGGTGTTGAAGTTCTGTCTCGCGAAAAAGCCAAGGCATTTTTAAATCAAGCACAGACGACATCTGACATTCAAACAATTCACAAACAAATAAACGATCTCATTACCAATCAAAAACAAGAAATTAAATCAATGGAAAATGCTTTAACATTGTTACTTGAACAAAGTCAACGTGTTCAGCGTCATAGCCCACTGAGTCCATATGAGTTAGCATTAAGTGATGATAGCCCCAAATTTGGTCAATCTATTGGTACGCTTACCTTATGGCAGAGTACTGGTACAACGATTGTTGCTTTATTACATGATGATGAGCTGGTTGTATCTCCTGGCCCTTACGCCGTTATTGAACGTGGAGATACCTTATATTTTGTTGGGAATGAAACTGCTGTTCAAGCTGTTCAAAACTTTTTTTATCATTAA
- a CDS encoding quaternary amine ABC transporter ATP-binding protein, protein MAKVEIKHLTKIFGKRPKAALKMVKQHKSKDEIVEKTGSTVGVYDINMSIDEGEIFVIMGLSGSGKSTLIRLLNRLIEPTQGQLFIDGEEITKFNKKQMLEIRRQKMSMVFQNFGLFPHRTLLENTEYGLEIQGVNKEERRKRAEHALDNAKLLSYKDQYPSQLSGGMQQRVGLARALTNDPDILLMDEAFSALDPLVRGEMQDELLELQANVQKTIIFITHDLNEALHIGDHIAIMKDGELQQIGTGEEILTHPANEYVKSFIGGVDRSKVLTAESIMIPALTTNIDVDGPTVALRKMADEEVSGLVAVNRKREMLGYLSSDEAAKARRNQTPLSQAVMQMPTVDLDTLVADIMPIIYDAQTPVAVVDANKHARGVIIRGSVLEALADTEGDETDA, encoded by the coding sequence ATGGCTAAAGTAGAGATTAAACATCTCACAAAAATATTCGGAAAGCGACCCAAAGCGGCGCTGAAGATGGTAAAACAACATAAAAGTAAAGATGAAATTGTTGAAAAAACTGGCAGCACAGTTGGTGTATACGACATCAACATGAGTATTGACGAAGGCGAAATATTCGTTATTATGGGACTATCAGGTTCAGGTAAATCAACATTAATCAGACTGTTAAATCGCTTGATTGAACCAACTCAAGGACAACTGTTCATTGATGGTGAAGAGATCACTAAATTTAATAAAAAACAGATGTTAGAAATACGGCGTCAAAAAATGAGCATGGTGTTTCAGAATTTTGGTCTTTTTCCACACCGTACATTACTAGAAAACACTGAATATGGCTTAGAAATACAAGGTGTTAATAAGGAAGAACGCCGTAAACGTGCAGAACATGCACTAGACAATGCTAAATTGTTAAGTTATAAAGATCAATATCCTAGTCAACTGTCAGGTGGCATGCAACAACGAGTGGGACTTGCGCGTGCGTTAACAAACGACCCAGACATTTTATTAATGGACGAGGCTTTTTCGGCTCTTGATCCATTAGTACGTGGTGAAATGCAAGATGAATTGCTAGAATTACAAGCAAATGTTCAAAAAACAATCATTTTTATTACACATGATTTAAATGAAGCTTTACATATTGGTGATCATATTGCCATTATGAAGGATGGTGAATTGCAACAAATTGGGACAGGAGAAGAAATTTTAACGCATCCTGCTAATGAGTATGTGAAGTCCTTTATTGGTGGCGTTGATCGTTCGAAGGTTTTGACTGCAGAAAGTATTATGATTCCGGCTTTAACAACAAATATTGATGTGGATGGTCCAACAGTTGCTTTACGAAAGATGGCAGACGAAGAAGTATCAGGATTAGTTGCCGTGAACCGTAAACGAGAGATGCTTGGCTACCTATCATCGGATGAAGCGGCGAAGGCACGGCGAAATCAAACGCCACTATCACAAGCTGTTATGCAAATGCCAACAGTTGATTTAGACACACTAGTTGCTGATATTATGCCAATTATTTATGATGCACAAACGCCGGTAGCAGTTGTTGACGCCAATAAACATGCAAGAGGTGTTATCATTCGAGGTTCTGTTTTGGAAGCATTAGCCGATACGGAAGGAGATGAAACCGATGCCTAA